Proteins encoded in a region of the Synechococcus sp. BIOS-U3-1 genome:
- the panB gene encoding 3-methyl-2-oxobutanoate hydroxymethyltransferase, which translates to MRASDLIRFKQTGQPITMLTAWDALSASLVEDAGADVVLVGDSLAMVSLGHSTTLPVTLEQMVLHTQAVCRGLSKPLAQQPLVITDLPFLSYQCGLDRAVAAAGTLIKQSDAAGVKLEGAEPEVLAVIERLVRTGIPVMGHLGLLPQAVHSLGYRRQAKDPRSQERLLRQASELESAGCFAMVLEHVPGELAGQVRRRLTIPVIGIGAGDDCDGQVSVTADLLGLTRSQPPFSQARMNGRGLGVKALSSWLDDQRQHSAAPTTPPAPPEPHC; encoded by the coding sequence TTGCGCGCCTCTGACCTGATCCGGTTCAAGCAGACCGGCCAACCCATCACCATGCTCACTGCCTGGGATGCTCTGAGCGCCTCCTTGGTGGAGGACGCCGGCGCTGACGTGGTGCTGGTGGGGGATTCACTCGCCATGGTCAGCCTCGGCCACAGCACAACCCTTCCAGTCACACTGGAGCAGATGGTGCTGCACACCCAGGCGGTCTGTCGAGGCTTGAGCAAACCGCTGGCCCAACAACCGCTGGTGATCACGGACCTCCCCTTTCTCAGCTACCAGTGCGGCTTGGATCGCGCGGTGGCCGCAGCAGGAACTCTTATCAAACAATCCGATGCGGCTGGGGTGAAGCTTGAGGGTGCCGAACCGGAGGTCCTGGCGGTGATTGAACGCCTGGTTCGCACGGGGATCCCTGTGATGGGGCATCTGGGATTGTTGCCTCAGGCGGTCCACAGCCTTGGCTACCGCCGTCAGGCGAAGGATCCACGCAGCCAGGAACGCCTGCTGCGGCAAGCTTCGGAGCTGGAGTCGGCTGGATGCTTTGCCATGGTGCTCGAGCATGTTCCCGGCGAACTTGCAGGCCAGGTGAGGCGGCGTCTGACTATTCCGGTGATCGGCATCGGGGCAGGGGATGACTGTGATGGTCAAGTGAGCGTGACCGCCGATCTACTCGGGCTCACCCGCTCACAACCACCCTTCAGCCAAGCGCGGATGAATGGTCGGGGCCTTGGGGTCAAGGCTTTAAGCAGCTGGCTGGATGATCAGCGTCAGCATTCAGCTGCTCCCACCACTCCACCAGCTCCACCAGAACCGCATTGCTGA